A window of the Theileria parva strain Muguga chromosome 2, complete sequence, whole genome shotgun sequence genome harbors these coding sequences:
- a CDS encoding AP2 domain protein yields the protein MNSDMSPTDVVREGKSDPKEDYFVSGSDKPSEGFKESGTVYHRASDSTLQSLSSLETQATLQYNSSLTHSKSIDYPYDLDKKTLYSPLYSQNPFENEHYLSSADSNLTHSADPNLIQQSSIDSKLVQQSSVDPKLVHSADSKLVHSADSKLVQQSSVDSQSSQNLTSQSINTQNLNSQNLSTQSINTQNVTTNVSGQNVSVQNVNFVSQGEDEKFQRDLQDAGVKDSVSNYLNPVYCPEGLVQPQNKVVAVNPVILVDKVERSLIVQWYENSVKREQRISYKKYGNAKAQQRAEGLISKLLAGSTFDQLYPEKGPPILTIFENVGKSMVSLTRDRIIREWRVDWLNSNGSKMRARWSCKKVGNEEARKRAETFAYSLIQGTFNPRLLHKATGTRLSKNDMKYNAVVSGLDSQMDSKAISQLSESNWQNSESTTKRRTKKRSVKSSEQKKGRARKRNLNTFTDPNSSNSLNSANLNSNPSSNLQSNLSSNLPNLSNNLQSGLQSGLQSGLQSGLSNAFNGNGGEMSQYMKSHYPYMGMVQDPGFSGYYPMYQEEESGKQLDPNSAYATSMLQQNWMDWNTNMQKVMPYGQEWDYTANSGMVDYTANSGMVDYTANSGMVDYPFYQQPSSGVASSSMTWDPLNYTNLNMYIHQNELQTGREFDEQAESRLGNQYFSYYPGDQPYGFQENILNQEQIMGCYYNYPNTIRIEPNQWTENKEFTDYNKEFTEYNKEFTDYNKEFTEYNKEFTEYNKEYNEYKDEVKCEEVEKGMSQVTTLANYKSITGTSICSELPPQNLSVSTRMYTTDHYGYVNSDLGDVKQEDSTLNYFSNDLEDPLQPQPMTQTLKKSDSTTYQKDKFPESYDSVTYRDAEDPVKYYNM from the coding sequence ATGAATTCCGACATGTCCCCCACCGACGTGGTAAGAGAAGGTAAATCGGACCCCAAGGAGGATTACTTCGTGTCTGGCTCAGATAAGCCTTCTGAAGGCTTTAAGGAATCTGGCACAGTATACCACAGAGCGTCAGATTCCACACTCCAAAGCCTATCCTCACTAGAAACTCAAGCCACTCTTCAATATAACTCAAGCCTAACACACTCAAAGTCTATAGATTACCCCTACGATCTTGATAAAAAAACACTCTACAGTCCCTTGTATTCACAGAACCCCTTTGAAAATGAACATTACCTCAGCTCTGCAGATTCAAATCTCACACACTCTGCAGATCCCAATCTCATTCAACAGTCTTCTATAGACTCTAAACTTGTTCAACAGTCTTCTGTAGATCCTAAACTTGTTCATTCTGCAGATTCTAAGCTTGTTCATTCTGCAGATTCTAAGCTTGTTCAACAGTCTTCTGTAGACTCCCAAAGTTCACAAAATCTTACTTCCCAAAGTATTAACACACAAAATCTCAACTCACAGAACCTCAGTACACAAAGTATTAACACACAAAATGTTACTACAAATGTTAGTGGACAAAATGTTAGTGTACAGAATGTGAATTTCGTGAGTCAGGGTGAGGACGAGAAATTCCAGCGTGATCTTCAGGATGCTGGTGTAAAAGACTCAGTTTCAAATTATCTTAATCCGGTGTACTGTCCGGAGGGACTAGTCCAGCCTCAGAACAAGGTAGTTGCGGTGAACCCTGTGATCTTGGTAGACAAGGTGGAGCGTTCACTAATAGTCCAGTGGTACGAAAACTCGGTAAAAAGAGAACAGCGAATCTCGTATAAAAAGTACGGCAACGCTAAGGCTCAGCAGAGAGCTGAGGGGTTAATAAGTAAGCTCTTGGCCGGGTCAACATTTGACCAGCTTTACCCGGAAAAAGGCCCGCCGATCCTGACAATATTTGAGAATGTAGGCAAGTCCATGGTCTCACTCACGAGGGACAGGATAATCCGTGAGTGGAGAGTGGACTGGCTGAATAGCAACGGCTCAAAAATGAGAGCCAGATGGTCCTGTAAGAAAGTCGGCAACGAGGAAGCTCGGAAAAGAGCAGAAACCTTTGCGTACAGCTTAATACAGGGGACTTTTAACCCACGACTTCTCCACAAAGCTACGGGGACGAGATTGTCTAAAAATGACATGAAATACAACGCAGTAGTGTCGGGACTCGACTCCCAAATGGACTCCAAAGCCATCAGTCAACTCAGCGAATCAAATTGGCAAAACTCAGAATCCACGACAAAGAGAAGAACCAAAAAAAGATCCGTCAAAAGCTCCGAACAAAAGAAAGGCAGAGCCAGGAAAAGAAATCTCAACACCTTTACAGATCCCAACTCCTCAAACTCATTGAACTCAGCCAACCTAAACTCTAATCCCTCCTCCAACTTACAATCTAATCTCTCCTCTAATCTCCCCAATCTTTCCAATAATCTCCAATCTGGACTACAGTCTGGACTACAGTCTGGACTACAATCGGGATTGTCAAACGCTTTTAATGGGAATGGTGGTGAGATGTCTCAGTATATGAAATCTCATTATCCGTACATGGGTATGGTCCAGGATCCTGGATTTTCGGGTTATTATCCTATGTACCAGGAGGAGGAGTCTGGTAAGCAGTTAGACCCAAACAGTGCCTACGCAACCTCAATGTTACAGCAGAACTGGATGGACTGGAACACTAACATGCAGAAGGTAATGCCCTACGGCCAGGAGTGGGATTACACGGCCAACTCTGGGATGGTGGATTACACGGCCAATTCTGGGATGGTGGATTACACGGCCAACTCTGGTATGGTAGATTACCCGTTTTACCAGCAGCCAAGTTCCGGCGTAGCATCCAGCAGTATGACGTGGGACCCGTTAAACTACACAAACCTGAACATGTACATACATCAAAACGAGTTACAAACTGGGAGAGAATTTGACGAACAAGCGGAGTCAAGGCTAGGGAATCAATATTTCAGCTACTACCCAGGCGACCAGCCCTACGGATTCCAAGAGAACATTCTCAACCAAGAACAAATCATGGGATGCTACTACAACTATCCAAACACCATCAGAATCGAACCAAACCAGTGGACAGAAAATAAGGAGTTTACTGATTATAACAAGGAGTTCACAGAGTACAATAAGGAGTTCACAGATTACAATAAGGAGTTCACAGAGTATAACAAGGAGTTCACAGAGTATAACAAGGAGTACAATGAATATAAGGATGAGGTGAAGTGTGAGGAGGTTGAGAAGGGTATGTCTCAGGTGACGACATTGGCGAATTACAAGAGCATAACGGGTACGAGTATTTGTAGTGAGTTGCCTCCTCAGAACTTGTCAGTTTCGACTCGGATGTACACGACAGACCACTACGGCTACGTGAACTCAGATTTAGGCGATGTTAAGCAGGAGGACTCGACCCTAAACTACTTCTCAAATGATCTCGAGGACCCGCTCCAGCCACAACCCATGACACAGACACTTAAGAAATCAGACTCCACAACGTACCAAAAGGATAAATTCCCAGAATCTTACGATAGCGTCACTTACCGAGATGCCGAAGATCCCGTCAAATACTATAACATGTGA
- the COPA gene encoding coatomer subunit alpha: MLIKCKTKGTRVKGVVFHPRLHFLLASMHSGDIQMWDYLNSTLVEVFSEHEGPVRGIDFHQEQPLFVSGGDDTTVIVWDFTQRKKLFVLSGHLDYVRTVQFHTSYPWVMSSSDDQTIRIWNWQSRSCITVISGHNHYVMSSLFHPTENLIISSSLDHTARIWDITYLVEKKCSIKPPVQSQSNFYMGEAGTMGNTFEIEVTGVSDVICLHTLVGHSSGVNYAIFFGTNLAITAGDDCTVRVWRYSQYSFYQTNILRDHEDNVTCLLLVKDYLLSTSEDHSIRIWDLNTYALVHTYLMDDDRFWTISKSKHNNYITAGHDAGLIVFKLYKERPLIALGPAREKSILYYVWNNNLYASNLEKECESFNKELLQCSGANGTNVKTKEPDMNLLYYKWLESNSNNNLVSNYHDHENKLVFQCPSGNYISQRTLVGTVSEERRIVQASKLFLNNYSKDRIVLCLLYKINKTSYIELFSYHRGQLEYSFKRLCNSAAFINSNQILVVDKTLLIYNINGDLISELNISTNLSNASSNLSSHSQMSSNLQQNLSNSSNMSNVSNVSNVSNVSNVSQQLSQNQSHSVTSFLDKDLNNLKVFSVSLDVLLFFCPKNQLLCLYNVSSRSQINVVNAPYGKLFDVIVNSYGFICCLFSNFVVIYDRKLNRITYKQQFNRIKSGVWDHNTAVIYSTYNQIHYLLINGSFGVLCTMASPTYLIKVSAVSEDKRVLYLINRQHRCFKQVLDSPDYLLKYSLLVNNMEKANSLVDSGQLFGRFTCSYLINNCKYGLARKLLNDDNLNKFYLSVQFGDLQNALNDAKIINNKAIWNYLGDVSLELGNVTIAELAYQKSKQYNKLTLLYLVIGDLGKLRKMLNICKIHNDKSLILVHALYLGDMEELSNVLCENGHEQLSNICNATYQINNWNHEHSENTNAKYLVPPKPINRLDGEMLNWAVNFIESDESKFDINEIVEFTRQEAKKSDSAHPGTNLLEQQMADLLVTPRTDHKPHHGADHAVVYTKPLHTQDPLYTTDPLYTQDRLYTQDQLYTTDPVYTKEREYTRQVVRADETDLFNEILEGTQDLSPVLKGAVNHLDQSDDIWDSVRDEVPNEQRLFMFLSQKNYTSALNFLNHMYGEVNAHLLKSTLQSSDFTQFQSIQQINHQPLLNQKMTTALTHFQNAEFGRCCDCLSDLLRELFLYKSLSLNVSGIMERCYWYALAVRLELERDSVCQADPRRGLQLAAYLTCCKLNPSHQYLVLRKTVGLMWKAKNYQTAALLVDRILKLDTAEFEFDQAEMDKAKKIHTLCLQKGTNLYDLDFCTEDFSNLQICTVTLEKIHMEPTVTCLFCGAYALRKYLNQFCKLCQILKLL, translated from the exons atgttaattaaatGTAAGACTAAAGGAACGCGGGTGAAGGGTGTTGTGTTTCATCCACGCCTTCACTTTCTGCTGGCCTCTATGCACTCTGGAGATATCCAGATGTGGGATTACTTAAACTCTACGTTAGTGGAAGTTTTCTCAGAACACGAGGGGCCGGTAAGAGGCATAGACTTCCACCAGGAACAGCCGCTTTTTGTCAGTGGCGGAGACGACACAACGGTGATCGTATGGGACTTTACACAGAGAAAGAAGTTATTCGTCCTCTCTGGGCATTTGGATTATGTCAGAACTGTGCAATTTCACACCAGTTACCCGTGGGTAATGTCTTCCTCAGATGACCAGACTATAAGGATCTGGAACTGGCAATCGAGAAGTTGTATAACAGTAATTTCCGGCCACAATCACTACGTAATGAGTTCACTGTTTCATCCTACGGagaatttaattatctCCTCAAGTCTAGACCACACGGCGAGGATTTGGGACATTACCTACCTAGTGGAGAAGAAATGCTCAATTAAGCCTCCAGTTCAGAGTCAGAGTAACTTTTACATGGGTGAGGCTGGCACCATGGGAAACACATTTGAAATTGAAGTCACAGGCGTTTCAGACGTTATTTGCCTTCACACTCTGGTAGGCCACTCGAGTGGCGTTAACTACGCCATTTTCTTCGGAACTAACCTGGCAATAACAGCGGGAGACGACTGCACAGTCAGAGTTTGGAGATATTCACAATATTCCTTTTATCAAACTAATATCCTACGAGACCACGAGGATAATGTCACATGTCTACTGCTGGTTAAGGATTATTTACTGAGCACTTCTGAGGACCACTCGATTAGAATTTGGGACCTCAACACCTACGCCCTAGTACACACTTATTTAATGGACGATGACAGATTTTGGACAATATCCAAGTCTAAgcataataattatatcaCTGCGGGGCATGACGCCGGGTTGATTGTGTTCAAGTTGTATAAGGAGCGGCCACTGATCGCCCTGGGACCAGCTAGGGAAAAATCAATCCTCTACTACGTCtggaataataatttatacgCCAGTAATTTGGAAAAGGAGTGTGAATCTTTTAATAAAGAGTTGTTACAATGTTCTGGCGCTAATGGAACCAATGTTAAAACTAAGGAGCCGGATATGAATTTGTTATACTACAAATGGCTTGAAAGTAATAGTAACAACAACTTGGTAAGTAACTACCACGACCATGAGAATAAGCTGGTGTTCCAGTGTCCAAGCGGTAATTACATAAGCCAGCGTACGCTGGTGGGAACAGTCTCGGAGGAGAGGAGAATAGTCCAGGCCTCAAAGTTATTCCTAAACAACTATTCCAAGGACAGGATCGTACTCTGTTTGctgtataaaattaataaaaccAGTTACATTGAACTGTTCTCATACCACAGAGGACAGCTGGAGTATTCATTTAAAAGACTCTGCAACTCAGCCGCTTTCATTAACTCTAACCAGATCCTCGTCGTTGATAAGACGCTcctaatttataatatcaACGGCGATCTAATCTCCGAACTTAACATTTCAACCAATTTGTCCAATGCATCATCAAATTTGTCATCACATAGTCAAATGTCATCAAATTTACAACAGAATTTGTCAAATTCGTCAAATATGTCAAATGTGTCAAATGTGTCAAATGTGTCAAATGTATCAAATGTGTCACAGCAGTTGTCCCAGAACCAATCTCACTCCGTAACGTCTTTCCTGGACAAagatttgaataatttaaaggtCTTTAGTGTGAGTCTGgatgttttattatttttctgTCCGAAGAATCAGTTGTTGTGTCTGTATAACGTGAGTTCCAGGAGCCAGATCAACGTGGTTAACGCGCCGTATGGCAAGTTATTTGACGTTATCGTTAACAGCTACGGCTTCATCTGCTGCCTGTTCAGCAACTTTGTAGTCATCTATGACCGCAAACTCAATCGCATCACTTACAAACAACAATTCAACAGAATCAAATCCGGAGTCTGGGACCACAACACAGCCGTCATCTACTCCACATACAATCAA ataCATTATTTGTTGATAAATGGCAGTTTTGGAGTGTTGTGTACGATGGCGTCGCCGACGTATTTGATTAAGGTGAGTGCGGTGTCTGAGGATAAGCGGGTTTTGTACCTGATTAACAGGCAGCACAGGTGTTTTAAACAAGTTTTAGACTCGCCAGATTACCTGCTAAAGTACTCACTGCTGGTTAATAACATGGAGAAGGCTAATTCGTTAGTTGATTCTGGCCAGCTGTTTGGCAGATTCACGTGCTCGTACTTGATCAATAATTGCAAGTACGGACTCGCCAGGAAGTTACTCAACGATGATAATTTGAACAAGTTCTACCTCTCCGTACAGTTTGGAGACCTTCAAAACGCACTCAACGACGCCAAAATTATCAACAACAAG GCGATATGGAATTACTTGGGCGATGTATCACTGGAGTTAGGCAACGTAACAATTGCGGAACTAGCATACCAAAAGTCAAAACAATACAACAAACTAACACTTCTATACCTCGTCATCG gtGACTTGGGGAAGTTGAGAAAGATGTTAAacatttgtaaaatacaCAACGACAAATCGTTGATACTAGTTCACG cACTTTATTTGGGCGACATGGAAGAGTTGAGTAACGTGCTGTGTGAAAATGGACATGAACAGCTGTCCAACATATGCAACGCCACATATCAAATCAATAACTGGAACCACGAACACTCAGAAAATACAAACGCCAAATACCTAGTACCACCAAAACCCATCAACAG GTTGGATGGTGAGATGTTGAATTGGGCTGTGAATTTCATCGAGTCTGATGAGTCGAAATTTGACATTAACGAAATTGTGGAGTTTACCAGGCAGGAGGCAAAGAAATCAGACTCAGCACACCCGGGAACTAATCTACTCGAACAACAAATGGCAGACCTACTCGTAACACCAAGAACCGATCATAAACCCCATCACGGAGCTGATCACGCAGTTGTATACACCAAACCACTACACACACAGGATCCACTGTACACTACTGATCCACTATACACACAGGATCGGTTATACACACAGGACCAACTATACACTACAGATCCTGTGTATACTAAGGAACGTGAGTATACGAGACAAGTGGTTAGAGCAGATGAGACAGATTTGTTTAATGAGATTTTGGAGGGTACGCAGGACTTATCACCGGTTTTAAAGGGCGCTGTGAATCACTTGGATCAATCAGATGATATTTGGGACTCTGTGCGAGATGAGGTCCCAAATGAGCAACGGCTATTCATGTTCCTGAGCCAGAAAAATTATACCTCAGCACTTAACTTTTTGAATCACATGTACGGAGAAGTGAACGCACACCTGCTAAAGTCCACACTACAAAGCTCCGACTTCACTCAATTCCAGTCAattcaacaaattaatcATCAACCACTACTCAACCAGAAAATGACAACCGCTCTAACACATTTCCAAA aCGCTGAATTTGGGCGTTGTTGTGACTGTTTGAGTGATTTGTTGCGTGAGTTATTTTTGTACAAATCACTTAGTTTGAATGTTTCTGGGATTATGGAGCGCTGTTACTGGTACGCTTTGGCGGTAAGGCTTGAGCTGGAGCGCGATTCCGTGTGTCAAGCTGACCCTAGGCGAGGTTTACAGCTGGCGGCGTACCTGACCTGCTGTAAACTTAACCCGAGTCACCAGTACTTAGTGCTCAGGAAAACCGTAGGACTCATGTGGAAGGCAAAAAATTACCAGACTGCGGCCTTACTGGTGGatagaattttaaaattggaCACGGCAGAGTTCGAATTCGACCAGGCGGAAATGGACAAGGCCAAGAAGATCCACACACTCTGCCTCCAAAAGGGCACGAATTTGTACGATTTAGACTTTTGCACAGAGGATTTCAGTAACCTCCAAATCTGCACAGTCACACTCGAGAAAATTCACATGGAACCCACCGTCACATGCCTCTTCTGCGGAGCTTACGCACTCAGGAAATACCTCAACCAGTTCTGCAAACTATGCCAAATCCTCAAACTCCTCTAA
- a CDS encoding Mitochondrial ribosomal protein L27 family protein, with the protein MFLSVCVWARYGSSKGRGPLLAKFAPIGFKKGFGAVGLGRHTKKGFFLINKMLVPNLHVPEVMNENLKPYVSPKTPRLRPFRHYH; encoded by the exons ATGTTTTTGTCTGTTTGTGTATGGGCGAGGTATGGTTCGAGTAAGGGCCGTGGCCCTCTCCTTGCCAAATTTGCCCCTATCGGCTTTAAGAAAGGCTTCGGCGCCGTCGGTCTCGGACGACACACCAAAAAAG GATTTTTCTTGATAAATAAGATGTTGGTCCCGAATTTGCATGTCCCTGAGGTCATGAATGAGAAT CTGAAGCCTTACGTGTCACCGAAGACGCCCAGGCTCAGGCCATTCAGGCATTACCACTGA